Part of the Gramella sp. Hel_I_59 genome, CTTGTTGAAGAATGATAGTCACAGGCCAGTTCTTAAAAGCGAACAAAAAACCGTACCTTTGATTGACTGGTACTACCTGCTATTTCTTGTTGTGTTTGCCCTTGCCCTGGAATGGTTTTACCGAAAATATAAGGGTCTAATTTAAGTTCAAAAAATTATATGGAAAGATTACCTAAAATTGGTATCCCGTTATTTATCGGGTTAGTCATTGTAATAATATTATTAGCAAAATCTACTGTAACTATTGATTCCGGAGAAGCCGGGGTTCTTTACAAAACATTTGGTGGTGGTGTTGTAACTGAAGGAAGTCCTCTTTCTGAAGGATTTCATGTGGTTGCACCCTGGAACAAAGTTTTTGTTTACGAAGTACGTCAGCAATCCATCGATGAAGAAATGACTGTATTATCTTCAAACGGTCTGGAAATCAGCCTCGATGCATCAGTATGGTTTCAGCCAGAATATGAAGCTCTTGGTAAGTTGCACCAGGAAAAAGGAGAAGCTTACATTCAACGTTTACTTCAGCCAGCGATAAGATCTGCAACCAGAGCTGTGGTAGGACGTTACAACCCGGAGCAACTATATGCAAGTAAGCGGGAAGCAATTCAGAAGGAAATCTTCGACGAAACAAACCTGCTTCTGGAAGATCAATATGTTCAGGTGAATGAGGTTCTTGTAAGAGATGTTTCCTTACCGTCTACGATAAAAGATGCGATCGAACGTAAACTTAGACAGGAACAGGAGTCGCTTGAGTACGAATTCCGACTTTCAAAAGCAGAACAGGAAGCAGAAAGACAAAGAATTGA contains:
- a CDS encoding prohibitin family protein yields the protein MERLPKIGIPLFIGLVIVIILLAKSTVTIDSGEAGVLYKTFGGGVVTEGSPLSEGFHVVAPWNKVFVYEVRQQSIDEEMTVLSSNGLEISLDASVWFQPEYEALGKLHQEKGEAYIQRLLQPAIRSATRAVVGRYNPEQLYASKREAIQKEIFDETNLLLEDQYVQVNEVLVRDVSLPSTIKDAIERKLRQEQESLEYEFRLSKAEQEAERQRIDAEGKARANTILSESLTDKVLQEKGIQATVELAKSPNSKVIVIGSGEGGMPIILGDN